In Hippocampus zosterae strain Florida chromosome 21, ASM2543408v3, whole genome shotgun sequence, the genomic window gacacacacacacacacacatagatccGTCACGTGCTCATGAAATTGAGTGCGGGTGCATTTTATTCTTCAAAGatcattttcatgaatgcacaCCAAAACAAGCTCACATGCTATATTTCAGACACATTGAAATATTTGGGGgcttattttgtatttcctgaTTTGACGAAATTGGGCGACACGGcccacctcacagtgccgaggttgcgggttcgattctgggccccggccttgctgtgtgaactttgcatgctctccctccCCgcacctgcgtggcttttctccgggtacagaAAGCCCGTACGCGTCTGCCTCCCATGGGGCGTCCCCATCGAGGCGGCATCTGCATTGGGGGGGCGAGGGCGTTCCTAATCAAGTGTCGCCCGGCTCCTGATTGGCTGGCGTCCCAAATGAGGATGAAAAGCACAGCTGCAACTTTAAGACTCCTCCTCTCCACCCCCCCGTGGCTCTCAATGGTCTCTTCCAGctcgcctcctcttcctccacttcctcttcttcctggaGATCTTGTCCGCCAAGCGCCACGGGAACCATGTCGTCGTGGGCACGTCGTTCGCGACCATGATGACGAAGAAGGTGCCGCGGGGGGGGCCGTCGGCGGCAGTGGAAGCGCGCCGGCCGCGCCTTCGTCACGCCGCGCGGAAGCACCACTGAGAGCGGCCAGCTcgctttttgcttttgctttcctTTCTCGATGCCTTTTTGATTTGGCAAGCAGGTGCGTGCCCGATCTGCACACGAGCTGAGCGTCGGGCATCGTGAACGCGCACGCAGAGAAGGTAAGCGCGCGCTACTGACCTACATCGCCAAGGTGATCGTGTGCATCCGCGTGTGCGTGCTTGACATTGGtgggagggaggacgaggaggggggggggggcggcggctgcGGGGGGGGGCTTGTCGGTATGATGTAATGCACTTGAGACAATAGCCAAGCGTGCTCCCCCGCCGAACGCAAACGCACGCACGCGTACTCTACCGCCGGGTGGTTTGGATGAATGAACACGCCCCCGCTCGCGCGCACACGCATGAAGCACGCGTTCACGTGCACGCGCGGGTCAATGGCCGCAGGCCGACGGGAGACGTCATGACCTAAAACACGCGATACTGGCAGGCTCTTGTCATACGTGAAGCgatcacgcacgcgcgcgcacacacacacacagactcagaCTGAAAGGCCGCATCGATGTCCTTATTTTCGAATGAACACCCGCACGTCAATTACTGCGTGCGCGGGTGTTCACTTTCTGCatctgtcccaatacttttgtgggTGTTGCATAGCCGCCGCACGCACAAATATTGGGCCACTTtgagtcaacacacacacacacacacacacacaagccccccccccccacccctggatGTGTCCTCGTGCTTTAGTGGGAATGACGCTTCCACGCTTGCTACACAGAGAGCCCGATTGTTTGTTGACGAGGCAGAAATGCGAAGCTCGTTAGCTCGGATTGAAAATCAAGAGTAGGATGTATTTTGATTGGATGAGACGGGAGCGACTTGACAGGTTGTTTGTTGGCGAGCAGGCGCCTTTTTGAATCATTGCGAGTACTCGCTACAATCTGCTCCTCTCCATTCATGAAtacagcgcacacacacacacacacacacacgcgcgcatgcaGAGCGTAGCTAATGTTGAGGCCCCAAAACATTTCCTTTTAGGGACGGACTGACTGATGGATTGACCTTTGGGGCCCTTTAATTAGCGTTGGCATTTTGGCCGTCTCGATGAGCGCGTGTCAAATGTTGCTCGCCGAATTGCGAAGGTTCACTGATGTTTAGCTCGTATTCGTTTGCGTCAGCATCGAAATCTTGACTCGGTTGGCGTTTGGGCAGCAGACGATGACCGAAATGGAACGATTGATTGAAAATTTCTGACCTGACCCTTgacctgacctttgaccttacCGATCCATTTGGAATGCAGTCGGCGAGCCGGCACGCTCCGCCGCTGAAACGTTAGCGGCCGAATAGCGAGACGGAGGGACTCCCGCCAGAGCGTCTCGCAATCTTGCCTGAACCCGCCGGGACGCGGGCCCGACACGACCCGGGACCTGGGTTGGCGCGAGGGCGGCGTCTGATCGGCATCTTAGCGTGGCCGCAGCGCCGCCTACGATgcctttgcaccccccccccccgtgaccgAGGTTCCGTTGGTGCCAAATGTAGGCCGAACACGCTTGTCGCGCTCGCGCTTGCTAGCCCCGTCGGCCGCGCTGTCGCTATTCGTCGTGGCGGTCGGGCCGAGATGAGCTTGAGAGGACGCGGCCTAATTTGTTTGATTTGGGGACGGGCGTTCAGAAGAGGTCAGAGTGCGACGGTTCTCTCGGCATGAAATccgaatacccccccccccacacccccgcttGACGTTTTCCCGCACGTTTGCTTTTCAGCGGCAAGATGATGTGCGAGGTGATGCCCACCATCAGCGAGGACGCGGCGCCGAGCCAGCGCGGCTCGCAGAGCGGCTCGTCCGACCCGGACTCGCACTTTGAGCAGCTGATGGTCAACATGCTGGACGAGCGCGACCGCCTGCTGGACACGCTGAGGGAGACGCAGGAGAGCCTGGCCCTGTCCCAGCAGCACCTGCAGGACGTCATCTACGACCGAGATTCGCTGCAGAGGCAGCTCAGCTCCGCCCTGCCGCAGGTAGGatgccgcccccccaccccccaccccccgcgtccGTTTTGGGAGTCCGAGTCGCTATGGAGCGGTTCGGGTTTTAATTGACGTGAGAGATACCGATGACACAGATGGCTCGTCAAGCAATTTGGAGGCCCTTACGAGCAATCGGTCAAGGCCGGTTGGGCCAAggctaacgttagcatccgTTCCTTCACGACGGCATTTTAGCGTCTCGGACTTTTTGACGCAAAAGAGCCGACGGGGCAGGGAAGCTTCCTTGAAATCATCGCTACGAAGCAAATCTTGGAGTGAAAGAAGCCTCCACATTCGTAGCGGGgcccggggtggggggtgggggcataaATGTTGTAGTCCCGTGGCAACTGGTTGACCGCAGCAGCGCGTCATTCGCACAGCACTTAGAAAAATGTTGCCATTGTTTTCCCCGACAAAGAGGCGTTTGACCGCCGCCGAGGGCCTCGACTCGCATCACAGGTTTGGCCGCAAAGAGTTGGAAGGGATCGGCAATAAAAGAGGCTAATGGATGTCAACGCCACCTTGGCGCGCTAATCGGCTAGCTGGAAAGATGCGCGGAGGAAGGGTCCGACGTGCGCGAGTGAGGCGGCAGCGTGACGCGCAGCCGCATGAGTgacggctaaaaaaaaaaataaaataagtaggTCACGACCAAACGTCGCCTCTGTTGAGAAGCaaccaaagattaaaaaaaaaaaaacggtgagtTTTGCAAGGAATGGACGCTCACTAGCCACGCGGGTTGTCCTCTTTTAGCATTAGCCACGCGTCGCACCCATGACAACTGGAGGCATGCGACACAGATGACTTTTATCAGCCGGCGCTTGTCACGCGAGCTGGTTCGACACGATTAGCGTGAGCCCGAGGCCTAAACAATTTTGATAACAAACGGCAGCCAGACCGAGACCATAGGCTGGCGCGCCTTCGCGTGCATTAAGCATGAGCGCCGCTTCAAAACGCAGTCGCAGGCTGGCGTCGGCTTATTTGAATGGCAAACAAATGCTGCCATCTTTCAAATGTTCAATGTTGCTTCTCCGAATAGCGGCACCCGTGATCCACCAGATATTTTTAACTTTcaatcgtttttcttttttaaacacccTTTGACGCATGAGAGAAGAATAAAGctcattgatctttttttttcttttcgttaggtttttttttccttttccaaaaATCGTTTTATGGTTAGAAGAGCTGAAAGCATCCGCGTGTTCGTCATCCACTTGGATGCTGCTGTTCAGTGACCAGACGAGGTATTACACCCAGAACGTTTCTGTTTAaatgtcttggggggggggggggaacagtcCGGGTAGTTCTCTTCCTCAGAGAACACGACGTCCAcaatttcccccaaaacattCTGACACTTTGCATCATGGCGCAAGATGTAATGTAATTTTTCAATTGGATTATTTTGACGTCGTCAAGTAGCGGAAGTATTTTGTTCAATACCAATGGCGTCCCGAAGAGGGCGCCATAGGACTTTGAAAGTGCGCCCCAAGCTGCCCAATGATTCAAACTGACCTTCAGCTTGGAATTTGGGTCTCCCAAACCGCCTTTTGGTGAGCACTGAAGGAATATAACCAAAACTCAACTCGGCTTGCTTCATAGAGGACAGTGAAACACTGCGCAAAGGAACACATTGTTCCCCTTATCTTTTCCCGAGTGTGTTCGTGACAAAAATCCACATCCTATTTTTTGCTGTGATGTAACTTGGACTTTGCGCAGGCTCTCTAAACCACATTTTGGTGATTTATGTCCAAGGTTTCTGCGTTTTCATCTCCAAATCTTGTTAGACTTGCTGGCACAAAGTCCTCCtgttatagtgtgtgtgtgtgtgttcttaatGTGAGCGCGCGCCTTCGTGAGGGGGCGTTAATGAGGAACTTATGAGCTCGCCTCCTCTtcctttttctcttcctcttgcCTGTCGTCAATCGCAAGACTGATGAGGCTCAAGTTGCAAATAAAGTAGAGAGAAGCGGTGggaggaaactttttttttttttgctgtgttgcACTTGCTGCAAATgaaaaaatgagacagaaactCCTCCAGGATAAATGGCGTCAATAAGaccggggttggggggggggggttgctcccTCGATTgcctcttttttaatttaagcaattctttattttttgaagagtaaaaataaggccttagtatttatttattgattgtctGGAGCGACTGTCAACCAGAGCAAAATCGGAGTCTCTGGCGCCACCTGTTGCCGTGGCGTGCACACGACAGCCTTTCTTTTCGTTGCCCTTCTGGAAAATGACCGACGTCACGTGCGTGTCGGTTGCAAAGTCTTTGTCCGACACTGTCATGATTCGTCGCAGTCGCGCATATCTTGatgatttcattattttttgttgttgttgttgtactgcGTCTGTTGTGGTTCCTCTTGCAGCTGATTGGTTCGCGAAGAGGAAGAaggggtggagtgggggggggggaggcgcgCAGAAAGGGGGAGGCGGGTGGTGGCTGCCGGTTGCTGGGTCGTGCTTAATGCGCGCAGAGCCGCCGCCGTTGCAGTCGGAGCCGCGGCGCGTCTCTGCCACGCAGCCTTGATGGTCGCGATTCCTCTTCGGCCTCTCGGATGCCGCGCGGCTCGCTCGGGCGCGCCGCCGCCTAGCGCGCGCTCGTGCTCGCGTGCCGATTGGGAAgatcttatttttctttttttgggtggggtgagggggaaACCTTTTGTTTGCTCGGCGGCGGTCATGCCCGGATCTGGGATGTTGTTGTAGTTGGCTCGGATTATGATTTTCTCCGAGGTGAGCGCGGGGGGCAACTGCCCCAAGGCGCACCCGCCCAACGGCACCAGGTTCTACACTTTCCAGGCAAGTCACGTGACTTCTGCCCTCCGAAACTTCGTTGCGTCGATCGgcttctattttttatttctttccggTGACACGTTATTTTCATTTGAGATTTGTCGTTTTATTCATTGATttccatttttgcagcattttctgTTTGTGTTACTTTGATTGCAttgttttcgttttgttttaggCCATCGATGTGTTTATTCAtgcatttgaaatgtaaatgttgatatttatttgaatcgcatttattttggtttttattgTAATGATTGATTGGCAAAATGCCTGATCTGAGTTGGCATCCATCACCACCGCAATttcatagcccccccccccctcccagttgCTCCATTCTCATCAAGGTGTGTCTTAGGTGTCAATCCCACCCACAATCTCACGCCGCTGACACTTCCGTCACGGCAGCTTGTTTGCGCAAAACccggattgggggggggggcactgatgGAGACCAATGTTTTCCGCCAAGTGGGTTTGGGCAGTCAACGAGCCACGAGAGGAGCTCGACTCGCCTTGCGGACGAGGTCAATGCAGCTTGCAAGTTTGACGTTTTGCATTTTGCGTTAGCGTTAAGCTAACGGACGTTCTCGAGACGATTTCGAACAGACCCGAGATGCTTCGGCGGCAGCGCTTCAAAAACATCCCTCGACCTTGAACTCCAAATGGCCGTGTTTGACGGGCGTCAATCAAGCGTGCGACGTGGCAGACTGACATTTGCGCCGCGGGGCCGTTAAGCGCCGCCATTGGCGCCGCCTGACGCGTCGCAAATTGGAACCAAAGGCGCCTGCGCGCAAATGAGGGCGGACGTGATCGATGCGCGCCGAACCGCCGATGGAAGCCTTTGACCTTTCTGTTTGCTCGCGTGACGACGACGATTGCGCACGCGGCCGTTGCGCTCTTGACTGCGCGTGCCGAACGATGGGGGCCTTTGGCCTATtttccatcttgttttttttaatcggtgtTTGAAATCCACGCGGGGCAGATGGGCAATGCAGTTTGACCCACATTGGATTCCATCGCGATTAAAAGGATGAGCGAGCTTTCCACTGCAAGAACcgccggaccccccccccccccacacccctcaccCTCCCTCCGTTGTGCCATAAATGTTGTCCTCGCGATGCTAACTAGTTAGCTCTGTAGCGGATGTATGAATCGCAGCCGTCAGCCCTTCAAGCCTCTGTTGCCGTGGCGACAAAGACGAGCGCTCCTCGATGATGCGCCTGGGCCGCACCCGCTTGATGTCTGCCAGTACAAGAGGGAGCGGCTAAAACCGCCAAAATGGCGAGATGGAGCGGCGCTCGGAATTGGAAGAAGACTCCCCCCCGAGGGGGAAATTGGCTCGCGGCCTCACCCAAATGCGCTCTTTGCTACGAAAGCCGACCAGCTTAGCGTTTGCTAACGTAGCGTCAAAAGCTTCCACTGCTAGCGGCAATCGTTTTTCGGGATGGCCGAGTATCCGTCGCCCGATTCCAAGATGGCGGTCCTCCCGACGGCCGACAAAGCGCTTTTCCAAGTGAATCGCATCCTTGGCCGAAAAATTTGCGAAGCCCTCCAAACGTTCCCGACGAACTTCCGAGCCGAGTTTGAGAGGTTCCGTGCTTCGCCATGGTAACGGAGCTGCGGTTGCCACGGCGATGAGCGCGGCGGCATGCCAACGAGGAGATCCTCTGTTTGTTCTCCTCCAGTGCTGCGGTTTCCCTTCTCAATCGGGGATTCGTTTGGGTTCAAatgcatttgattgtttttttttgggggggggggccgcctgCCCGTCCAACTGTGGCACTTGAGGGGGAGTTGGCAGCTCTTGACACACGACTGAGCAGCGCCGCGAGCTTTCAGGAGGCTTTCCTGGCGTGGGGCAACGCTCTCGCTAACGGGCCAGGAAcaagttcaccccccccccccccacactcccacCCTCCACCCGCGGTCGTGTTTTGGCCGTCCGCCTGACGTGTGATCTTCTCTCCACATCTTATTTAGGAGTTTGCGTCGCTCACCAAGGAGCTCAACGCCTGCCGGGAGCAGCTGCTGGAGAAGGAAGAGGAGATCTCGGAGCTGAAGGCCGAGAGGAACAACACCAGGGTGCGTTTtgcaaacggaaaaaaaaaaaaaaaccccaactggAGCCCAAAAGGAACGAGCGGTGGTTGTGTTGCGCAGTTGCTGTTGGAGCACCTGGAATGTCTGGTGTCGCGGCACGAGCGCTCGCTGCGCATGACGGTGGTCAAGAGGCAGGCGCAGTCGCCCTCGGGCGTCTCCAGCGAGGTGGAGGTCCTCAAGGCCCTCAAGTCCTTGTTTGAACACCACAAAGCCCTCGACGAGAAGGTGCGGCGCGCAAACATCAATcacctttattttttaaaaatgttttcccaaCGATTGTTTTCCCGGTGAAGGTGCGCGAGCGACTGCGCGTGTCGCTGGAGAGGGTGTCCGCCTTGGAGGAGGAGCTTACGGCAGCCAACCAGGAGGTAGGAAAAGTTGTCAGCCAACCTTTGctacaaaaagaaaaccttGGGAATGATCCAAGGATCGGTGCTTTTTCGTCACACttgtacgcccccccccctcccgggccCCCCGCCTGCAGATCGTGGCCTTACGCGAGCAGAATGCTCACATCCAGAGGAAGGTGGCGTCGGGCGAAGCCGGCGACGACGTCCCGGAGGGAGGCGAGGCGCAGCCGAAGGTCCGCGGCAAGGTCtgctgaccccccccctccccatcccccgccccccccccccccccggcatggCACACTCACTTCTGTCGCCGTCCCCAGCGGCTGTCCAACGGCTCGCTGGAGTCGGCGCGCGAGGCGGGCCAAGTGGCGGAGCTGCAGGACCTGCTGGAGAAGCAGAACTACGAGCTGGCGCAGATGAAGGAGCGCatgtcgtcgctgtcgtcgcgcgtCTCCGAGGTGGAGCAGGAGCTGGAGACGGCCCGCAAGGACCTCATCAAGTCCGAGGAGATGAACAGCAAGTACCAGCGGGACATCAAAGAGGTGACCAATGcgcgcgggagggggggggagcgaCTCGGGGTCGGCCGGCGTTTTTGGACCTTGTCGTCCGCCGTTTGCAGGCCATGTGCCAGAAGGAGGACATGGAGGAGCGCATCGTCACGCTGGAGAAGCGCTACCTGAGCGCCCAGCGCGAGTCCACATCGGTGCACGACATCAACGACAAGCTGGAGAACGAGCTGGCCAACAAGGAGGCCTTCCTCAGGCAGGTGGGTCTCGccgcgcaaccccccccccccccgtcgccgctttttttttttttttccttttccaaatTTTGCTTTGGCTGGCCGCAGATGGAGGAGAAGAACCGGCAGCTGCAAGAGAGGCTGGAGCTGGCCGAGCAGAAGCTGCAGCAGACCATGCGCAAGGCCGAGACGCTGCCCGAGGTGGAGGCCGAGCTGGCCCAGAGGATCGCCGCGCTCACCAAGGTCACGCCCCCCCAAAGCAAAAGCTTCTTTCCTTCCGAGAAGAAAGCGGCACGCCCAAagtcgcccccctcccccatttagAATTGTTTGGGCCattttgaaggttttttttccccttttgaaatttgaaatgctGATTTTAGCATTTTTGCAAAGTCaagggcacatttttttttgttggggggggggggggtaatttttcTGCAGGTGGCTTTCTCCAGAAAAGCTTGTCAAATGTCAAGGTGCAAAATGTGGCCTTTTGGTTTTTGTGTGAGCCTCAGATGTGTGGCTGAGAGCAGATGTGCGTTGTAGGCAGAAGAGCGTCACGGCAACGTCGAGGAGCGCATGCGCCACCTGGAATGCCAGCTGGAGGAGAAAAACCAGGAGCTGCTACGGGTGAGCGCCGAGGGAGGGGGGCCGCCACTCTCCCGAGCGTCGCTCATCTCCTCCGTctcctccccccccgcccccttgcaGGCTCGCCAGCGAGAGAAGATGAACGAGGAGCACAACAAGCGTCTCTCGGACACGGTGGACCGCCTCCTCACCGAGTCCAACGAGCGCTTGCAGCTGCACCTGAAGGAACGCATGGCGGCGCTGGAAGAGAAGGTTCCCTCCCGACCGCGCTCTCGCTCCGCTCCTCCTTTTCTCCTCAcccgggttttgttttgttttgggggcggggtcggggggggtgcCTCCAGAATTTACTCATCCAAGACTCGGAGGGCTACAGGAAGCGGTACGAGGAGTCCTTACACGAGAAGGTGAGCGTCATCGAGTCGGCCGGACCAATGGACGCCGTCTGATTATTTTTGGCTTGCAGACGCATTTGGCCGAGGAAATTGAAAAGCTGCGGTCGGAGCTGGACCAGTTCAGGTTGAGGGCGGGATCCCTCACGGAGCCCACCATGTCGCGGTTAGGCTGATTGTGGTTTTTTTAtaccgcccccccgccccccatttgCACAATGTCAAGCGTCAACTCTTGCGCAGGTCTCACCTGGACACTTCGGGCGAGCTCCGGTTCTCCCTGGGCTCCCTGGCCGAGACCCAGTCGGACCACTACCGCTCGGCCAAGGTCATACGGAGGCCCAGGCGAGGTCGCGTGGGCCTGCGCGAAAGCAAGGTGAGGAGAAATAATGACATCACactcaactctttttttttttttggtcttgttttcGTCTTTTTCCGTCGATTCCAAATACAAAATCGAGCAAAGGATTCATTGGCAAAGCCGCGCACGCCCCCTGGTGGCCTTTCCGTTTATTTTCTCAGGCCAAGTCTCTGGGCGAGCAAGAGTGGCGCTCGCAGCAGCTGGGCGTGGCGGGCGGCGCCCACCATTTTGAGAGCGACACGGAGATGTCCGACATGGACGACGACGACCGGGAGACGCTCTTCAGCTCCATGGACCTGCTCTCGCCCGGCGGCCACTCGGACGCGCAAACTTTGGCCATGATGCTTCAGGAGCAGCTGGACGCCATCAACAAGGAGATCCGGTGGGTGGACTCGGTGCGCGGCCGCGCTGGTGCTTTGGATGCTGAAGGCGTACGCCCCCcccgacaccccccaccccccatctgcAGGCTGATCCAGGAGGAGAAGGAGTCGACGGAGCTGCGCGCCGAGGAGATTGAGAGCCGCGTGGCCAGCGTCAGCCTGGAGGGGCTCAACCTGGCCCGcatgcacccccacccccaccaccaccaccaccacggggCCTCAATCACCGCCTCGGCCACCGCCTCCTCCCTGGCGTCCTCCTCGCCGCCCAGCGGGCACTCCACCCCCAAGCTGGACCCCCGCAGCCCCGCCCGGGACATGGAGCGCATGGGGGTCATGACCCTGGTACGGTATGAGCCCGCTCCAACCGACCTCACCTTCTTCCTCACCGCGGAAAAAAGCAACTCGGTGACAAACGTCGGCGCCGGTGCCTCTCCTTTGTCTCCCGACAGCCCAGCGATTTGCGGAAACACAGGAGAAAGGTGCGGCGCGCGGACGCTCCGGCGCTTGGCTTTAGATTGACGTGTCGGCAGTTGACGTTTTGACCGTCCACCAATCAGATCGCGGCGGTGGAAGACGACGGGCGCGAGGACAAGGCCACCATCAAATGCGAGACGTCTCCGCCCGCCACGCCGCGCAGCGCCCGGATGACGCGCACCCTCCCGGCGTCCTCGCACAACGACGCCCGAGGGTaggccaccccccgccccccgccccctccctagCCGAAACGCCTTCTCCGCACTGTGCCTCCTCCGCAGCCTGGAAGGCCCCCCGAGCAGCGCGGCCAGCAGCCAGGACTCTCTGCACAAGCAGCCCAAGAAGAAAGGCATCAAGTCGTCCATCGGCCGCCTCTTCGGCAAGAAGGAGAAGGGCCGGCCGGCGCGGCCGCCGCACAGACACCTCGCGCCGGATCCGCAAGGTCGGTCGCCCGATTCGCGCACCCCCCCCCTGAAAATACGACTCGTCCGTGAGCGGCCTGCCATTGGTCCGCAGCCATCGCCGCGGAGTCGGAGGGGGCGGGCCAGGACGCGGGGCCGGGCAAGCTGGGCGCGCAGGCCGACAGGGACCGCCGCTTGAGAAAGAAGTAAGCTTGGCCCTTTTTTGGGAATGGGGAAATTTGCTCGGCATGTCcatcgcccccccccttccaaaaaaTCATTTGATGAAGTGGGCGGAGCGTGTCCGGCGAGGTGTTTGTCTTGCCTAACCATGAATGCCCTTTGCCCTGCGTGTAGTCATGCCCTCTCCGCCGCacggattccccccccccccatgccccacCCCCCATGCATGCCGGCCAGCTAGCTGCCTGCTCCTCAACTCCCCATTTGGGCATCTTGCTCCATCGCTGTGCTctgg contains:
- the ppfia2 gene encoding liprin-alpha-2 isoform X6, with translation MIFSEVSAGGNCPKAHPPNGTRFYTFQEFASLTKELNACREQLLEKEEEISELKAERNNTRLLLEHLECLVSRHERSLRMTVVKRQAQSPSGVSSEVEVLKALKSLFEHHKALDEKVRERLRVSLERVSALEEELTAANQEIVALREQNAHIQRKVASGEAGDDVPEGGEAQPKVRGKRLSNGSLESAREAGQVAELQDLLEKQNYELAQMKERMSSLSSRVSEVEQELETARKDLIKSEEMNSKYQRDIKEAMCQKEDMEERIVTLEKRYLSAQRESTSVHDINDKLENELANKEAFLRQMEEKNRQLQERLELAEQKLQQTMRKAETLPEVEAELAQRIAALTKAEERHGNVEERMRHLECQLEEKNQELLRARQREKMNEEHNKRLSDTVDRLLTESNERLQLHLKERMAALEEKNLLIQDSEGYRKRYEESLHEKTHLAEEIEKLRSELDQFRLRAGSLTEPTMSRSHLDTSGELRFSLGSLAETQSDHYRSAKVIRRPRRGRVGLRESKAKSLGEQEWRSQQLGVAGGAHHFESDTEMSDMDDDDRETLFSSMDLLSPGGHSDAQTLAMMLQEQLDAINKEIRLIQEEKESTELRAEEIESRVASVSLEGLNLARMHPHPHHHHHHGASITASATASSLASSSPPSGHSTPKLDPRSPARDMERMGVMTLPSDLRKHRRKIAAVEDDGREDKATIKCETSPPATPRSARMTRTLPASSHNDARGLEGPPSSAASSQDSLHKQPKKKGIKSSIGRLFGKKEKGRPARPPHRHLAPDPQAIAAESEGAGQDAGPGKLGAQADRDRRLRKKHELLEEARRKGLPFAQWDGPTVVAWLELWLGMPAWYVAACRANVKSGAIMSALSDTEIQREIGISNPLHRLKLRLAIQEMVSLTSPSAPPTSRTPSGNVWVTHEEMETMAAPSKTKSQSDEGSWAQTLAYGDMNHEWIGNEWLPSLGLPQYRSYFMECLVDARMLDHLTKKDLRVHLKMVDSFHRTSLQYGIMCLKKLNYDRKELERRRETSQHEMRDVLVWSNERVVRWVQSIGLRDYAGILHESGVHGALVALDDNFDYSSLALLLQIPNQNTQARQILEREYNNLLALGTERRLDECDDKDFRGPSWRRQFPPRDVHGISMMPGSAETLPAGFRLTATSGRSRRLPPDAGALPIQRLDSSTVRTYSC
- the ppfia2 gene encoding liprin-alpha-2 isoform X7, whose amino-acid sequence is MRHLECQLEEKNQELLRARQREKMNEEHNKRLSDTVDRLLTESNERLQLHLKERMAALEEKNLLIQDSEGYRKRYEESLHEKTHLAEEIEKLRSELDQFRLRAGSLTEPTMSRSHLDTSGELRFSLGSLAETQSDHYRSAKVIRRPRRGRVGLRESKAKSLGEQEWRSQQLGVAGGAHHFESDTEMSDMDDDDRETLFSSMDLLSPGGHSDAQTLAMMLQEQLDAINKEIRLIQEEKESTELRAEEIESRVASVSLEGLNLARMHPHPHHHHHHGASITASATASSLASSSPPSGHSTPKLDPRSPARDMERMGVMTLPSDLRKHRRKIAAVEDDGREDKATIKCETSPPATPRSARMTRTLPASSHNDARGLEGPPSSAASSQDSLHKQPKKKGIKSSIGRLFGKKEKGRPARPPHRHLAPDPQAIAAESEGAGQDAGPGKLGAQADRDRRLRKKHELLEEARRKGLPFAQWDGPTVVAWLELWLGMPAWYVAACRANVKSGAIMSALSDTEIQREIGISNPLHRLKLRLAIQEMVSLTSPSAPPTSRTPSGNVWVTHEEMETMAAPSKTKSQSDEGSWAQTLAYGDMNHEWIGNEWLPSLGLPQYRSYFMECLVDARMLDHLTKKDLRVHLKMVDSFHRTSLQYGIMCLKKLNYDRKELERRRETSQHEMRDVLVWSNERVVRWVQSIGLRDYAGILHESGVHGALVALDDNFDYSSLALLLQIPNQNTQARQILEREYNNLLALGTERRLDECDDKDFRGPSWRRQFPPRDVHGISMMPGSAETLPAGFRLTATSGRSRRLPPDAGALPIQRLDSSTVRTYSC